The Castor canadensis chromosome 8, mCasCan1.hap1v2, whole genome shotgun sequence genome contains a region encoding:
- the Klhdc3 gene encoding kelch domain-containing protein 3 — protein sequence MLRWTVHLEGGPRRVNHAAVAVGHRVYSFGGYCSGEDYETLRQIDVHIFNAVSLRWTKLPPVRPTIRGQAPVVPYMRYGHSTVLIDDTVFLWGGRNDTEGACNVLYAFDVNTHKWSTPRVSGTVPGARDGHSACVLGKIMYIFGGYEQLADCFSNDIHKLDTSTMTWTLVCTKGNPARWRDFHSATMLDNQMYVFGGRADRFGPFHSNNEIYCNRIRVFDTRTEAWLDCPPTPVLPEGRRSHSAFGYNGELYIFGGYNARLNRHFHDLWKFNPASFTWKKIEPKGKGPCPRRRQCCCIVGDKIVLFGGTSPSPEEGLGDEFDLIDHSDLHILDFSPSLKTLCKLAVIQYNLDQSCLPHDIRWELNAMTTNSNISRPIVSSHG from the exons ATGTTACGGTGGACAGTGCATCTGGAGGGTGGGCCACGCAGGGTGAACCATGCTGCAGTGGCTGTTGGGCACCGGGTATACTCCTTCGGGGGTTACTGCTCTGGTGAAGACTACGAGACGCTGCGTCAGATAGATGTACACATTTTCAATGCAG TGTCCTTGCGTTGGACAAAGCTGCCCCCAGTGAGGCCCACCATCCGTGGGCAGGCTCCAGTGGTACCCTACATGCGGTATGGACACTCCACTGTCCTCATCGATGATACAGTCTTCCTTTGGGGCGGGCGGAATGACACCGAAGGGGCCTGCAATGTACTCTATGCCTTTGATGTCA ATACTCACAAATGGTCTACACCCCGAGTGTCAGGAACAGTTCCTGGGGCCCGGGATGGACATTCAGCTTGTGTCCTGGGCAAGATCATGTACATTTTTGGGGGTTATGAGCAGCTG GCGGATTGcttttccaatgacattcacaaGCTGGATACCAGCACCATGACATGGACCCTTGTTTGTACAAAG GGTAACCCTGCGCGCTGGAGAGACTTTCACTCAGCCACAATGTTGGATAATCAAATGTACGTCTTCGGGGGCCGGGCTGACCGCTTTGGGCCATTCCATTCCAACAATGAGATTTATTGCAACCGCATTCGCGTCTTTGACACCAGAACTGAGGCCTGGCTGGACTGTCCACCAACTCCAGTGCTGCCTGAAGGGCGCCGGAGCCACTCAGCCT TTGGCTACAATGGGGAACTATACATCTTTGGTGGCTATAACGCAAGGCTAAACCGGCATTTCCATGACCTCTGGAAGTTTAACCCTG CGTCCTTTACATGGAAAAAGATTGAACCGAAGGGGAAGGGGCCATGTCCCCGCCGGCGCCAGTGCTGCTGTATTGTTGGTGACAAGATTGTTCTCTTTGGGGGCACCAG TCCCTCTCCCGAGGAAGGCCTGGGAGATGAATTTGACCTCATAGATCATTCTGACTTACACATTTTGGACTTCA GCCCTAGTCTGAAGACTTTGTGCAAACTGGCGGTGATTCAGTATAATCTGGACCAGTCCTGTTTGCCCCATGACATCAG GTGGGAGCTGAATGCCATGACCACCAACAGCAATATCAGTCGCCCCATCGTCTCCTCCCACGGATAG
- the Mea1 gene encoding male-enhanced antigen 1 isoform X3, with translation MAEAGQGADSATSAASVLSTGRGRRSVLPSTSCPAGSGGASPAVGSERTEELGPHQGPTEGTGDWSGEEPEEEQEETGAGPAGYSYQPLNQDPEQEEVELAPVGEGEDVVADIQDRIQALGLHLPDPPLESEDEDEEGATSLSSHSSIPMDPEHVELVKRTMAGVSLPAPGVPAWAREISDAQWEDVVQKALQARQASPAWK, from the exons ATGGCGGAGGCGGGGCAAGGGGCGGATTCCGCGACCTCGGCCGCGTCAGTCTTGAGTACGGGGCGGGGCAGGAGGTCTGTGCTCCCCAGCACGTCCTGTCCTGCCGGAAGTGGAGGTGCGAGTCCGGCCGTGGGCTCTGAGAGG ACAGAGGAACTGGGGCCACATCAGGGCCCTACAGAAGGAACCGGGGATTGGAGCGGTGAGGAACctgaggaagagcaggaggaaaCAGGGGCAGGCCCAGCTGGCTACTCCTACCAGCCCCTGAACCAAGATCCTGAACAAGAAGAGGTGGAGCTGGCGCCAGTGGGTGAGGGAGAAGATGTAGTAGCTGACATCCAGGATCGGATCCAG GCCCTGGGGCTCCATTTACCAGATCCTCCATTAGAAAGTGAGGATGAAGATGAGGAGGGTGCCACCTCATTGAGCAGCCACAGCTCTATTCCCATGGACCCAG AACATGTAGAGCTGGTGAAAAGGACGATGGCTGGAGTAAGCCTGCCTGCGCCAGGTGTCCCTGCCTGGGCTCGGGAGATATCGGATGCCCAGTGGGAAGATGTGGTACAGAAAGCCCTCCAAGCCCGGCAGGCGTCTCCTGCCTGGAAGTGA
- the Mea1 gene encoding male-enhanced antigen 1 isoform X1 — MAEAGQGADSATSAASVLSTGRGRRSVLPSTSCPAGSGGASPAVGSERVRRAEAPAPRIAPARMAAVVLGGDTMGPERIFPNQTEELGPHQGPTEGTGDWSGEEPEEEQEETGAGPAGYSYQPLNQDPEQEEVELAPVGEGEDVVADIQDRIQALGLHLPDPPLESEDEDEEGATSLSSHSSIPMDPEHVELVKRTMAGVSLPAPGVPAWAREISDAQWEDVVQKALQARQASPAWK; from the exons ATGGCGGAGGCGGGGCAAGGGGCGGATTCCGCGACCTCGGCCGCGTCAGTCTTGAGTACGGGGCGGGGCAGGAGGTCTGTGCTCCCCAGCACGTCCTGTCCTGCCGGAAGTGGAGGTGCGAGTCCGGCCGTGGGCTCTGAGAGGGTGAGGCGCGCGGAAGCACCAGCGCCGAGAATCG CCCCTGCCCGGATGGCAGCAGTAGTTCTAGGGGGAGACACCATGGGCCCTGAACGTATCTTCCCCAATCAGACAGAGGAACTGGGGCCACATCAGGGCCCTACAGAAGGAACCGGGGATTGGAGCGGTGAGGAACctgaggaagagcaggaggaaaCAGGGGCAGGCCCAGCTGGCTACTCCTACCAGCCCCTGAACCAAGATCCTGAACAAGAAGAGGTGGAGCTGGCGCCAGTGGGTGAGGGAGAAGATGTAGTAGCTGACATCCAGGATCGGATCCAG GCCCTGGGGCTCCATTTACCAGATCCTCCATTAGAAAGTGAGGATGAAGATGAGGAGGGTGCCACCTCATTGAGCAGCCACAGCTCTATTCCCATGGACCCAG AACATGTAGAGCTGGTGAAAAGGACGATGGCTGGAGTAAGCCTGCCTGCGCCAGGTGTCCCTGCCTGGGCTCGGGAGATATCGGATGCCCAGTGGGAAGATGTGGTACAGAAAGCCCTCCAAGCCCGGCAGGCGTCTCCTGCCTGGAAGTGA
- the Mea1 gene encoding male-enhanced antigen 1 isoform X2: protein MAEAGQGADSATSAASVLSTGRGRRSVLPSTSCPAGSGAPARMAAVVLGGDTMGPERIFPNQTEELGPHQGPTEGTGDWSGEEPEEEQEETGAGPAGYSYQPLNQDPEQEEVELAPVGEGEDVVADIQDRIQALGLHLPDPPLESEDEDEEGATSLSSHSSIPMDPEHVELVKRTMAGVSLPAPGVPAWAREISDAQWEDVVQKALQARQASPAWK from the exons ATGGCGGAGGCGGGGCAAGGGGCGGATTCCGCGACCTCGGCCGCGTCAGTCTTGAGTACGGGGCGGGGCAGGAGGTCTGTGCTCCCCAGCACGTCCTGTCCTGCCGGAAGTGGAG CCCCTGCCCGGATGGCAGCAGTAGTTCTAGGGGGAGACACCATGGGCCCTGAACGTATCTTCCCCAATCAGACAGAGGAACTGGGGCCACATCAGGGCCCTACAGAAGGAACCGGGGATTGGAGCGGTGAGGAACctgaggaagagcaggaggaaaCAGGGGCAGGCCCAGCTGGCTACTCCTACCAGCCCCTGAACCAAGATCCTGAACAAGAAGAGGTGGAGCTGGCGCCAGTGGGTGAGGGAGAAGATGTAGTAGCTGACATCCAGGATCGGATCCAG GCCCTGGGGCTCCATTTACCAGATCCTCCATTAGAAAGTGAGGATGAAGATGAGGAGGGTGCCACCTCATTGAGCAGCCACAGCTCTATTCCCATGGACCCAG AACATGTAGAGCTGGTGAAAAGGACGATGGCTGGAGTAAGCCTGCCTGCGCCAGGTGTCCCTGCCTGGGCTCGGGAGATATCGGATGCCCAGTGGGAAGATGTGGTACAGAAAGCCCTCCAAGCCCGGCAGGCGTCTCCTGCCTGGAAGTGA
- the Mea1 gene encoding male-enhanced antigen 1 isoform X4, with translation MAAVVLGGDTMGPERIFPNQTEELGPHQGPTEGTGDWSGEEPEEEQEETGAGPAGYSYQPLNQDPEQEEVELAPVGEGEDVVADIQDRIQALGLHLPDPPLESEDEDEEGATSLSSHSSIPMDPEHVELVKRTMAGVSLPAPGVPAWAREISDAQWEDVVQKALQARQASPAWK, from the exons ATGGCAGCAGTAGTTCTAGGGGGAGACACCATGGGCCCTGAACGTATCTTCCCCAATCAGACAGAGGAACTGGGGCCACATCAGGGCCCTACAGAAGGAACCGGGGATTGGAGCGGTGAGGAACctgaggaagagcaggaggaaaCAGGGGCAGGCCCAGCTGGCTACTCCTACCAGCCCCTGAACCAAGATCCTGAACAAGAAGAGGTGGAGCTGGCGCCAGTGGGTGAGGGAGAAGATGTAGTAGCTGACATCCAGGATCGGATCCAG GCCCTGGGGCTCCATTTACCAGATCCTCCATTAGAAAGTGAGGATGAAGATGAGGAGGGTGCCACCTCATTGAGCAGCCACAGCTCTATTCCCATGGACCCAG AACATGTAGAGCTGGTGAAAAGGACGATGGCTGGAGTAAGCCTGCCTGCGCCAGGTGTCCCTGCCTGGGCTCGGGAGATATCGGATGCCCAGTGGGAAGATGTGGTACAGAAAGCCCTCCAAGCCCGGCAGGCGTCTCCTGCCTGGAAGTGA